Proteins encoded by one window of Dreissena polymorpha isolate Duluth1 chromosome 11, UMN_Dpol_1.0, whole genome shotgun sequence:
- the LOC127851712 gene encoding uncharacterized protein LOC127851712, protein MLNVFLTTIALCIVQISNVVVAGPPPAQATAPLLVAELEINGWNLVFRATSGNGQNVYIAWMTGQNASTTKPIDMSRTYSSHFRQENLNSTWANLNVTYVKFALYRDNREVGYVIFDALGSDFSNWFAKGKVVDASWSDLTKTATYNGFSIYGDVRATLERRFLINNVYGECPGDIGHVAVIEREGPCNMDKHPRYPQFIYADLNSADLWQKQQFGRADYMAIFVSH, encoded by the exons ATGTTGAATGTGTTTTTGACAACGATCGCTCTGTGTATCGTACAGATCTCGAACGTCGTTGTGGCAGGTCCACCTCCAGCCCAGGCGACCGCCCCACTGCTTGTTGCAGAGCTCGAGATTAACGGTTGGAACCTGGTGTTCAGGGCTACTTCCGGTAACGGGCAAAACGTGTATATCGCATGGATGACAG GGCAGAATGCCTCCACGACCAAACCGATTGACATGTCGCGAACCTACTCCAGCCACTTCCGCCAGGAAAATCTGAACTCTACATGGGCAAACCTCAACGTCACGTACGTAAAGTTTGCTCTGTATCGTGACAACCGCGAGGTTGGATACGTCATCTTTGACGCGCTAGGAAGCGACTTTAGCAACTGGTTTGCTAAAGGTAAGGTCGTGGACGCAAGCTGGTCTGACCTAACAAAAACAGCCACGTATAATGGCTTCTCCATTTACGGCGATGTCCGCGCGACGCTTGAACGTCGCTTTCTCATCAACAACGTGTATGGCGAATGTCCCGGGGATATCGGACATGTTGCGGTCATCGAAAGGGAAGGGCCTTGTAACATGGACAAACATCCCAGGTACCCGCAGTTCATCTATGCTGATCTGAATTCAGCAGACCTATGGCAGAAACAGCAGTTCGGGCGGGCCGATTACATGGCGATATTTGTGAGCCATTAG